Within the Spirochaetota bacterium genome, the region GCACCCATCGAGTTCCGCTCCGGCCCGGACGAGGGGGCTCATGTCCAACTGGCGATGAACGCCCCCGCCGAACACGCGGGCATGACCATGACGCTGGAAAAATTCGATCGAAACCGCGAATTGATGATCACCGGGAGGGGCCGGATACTCGCGCGGATACGCGTTGAGCGCAACGGGGCCGCCGAGCTCATCGCTCCCGGGATCGGCATCTCGGGCGGGGAGAAAGAGGCGATTATCGCGGTGCTGGGCTCGACCGGCCAGCGCGTGTTTCTCGAGGAGGTGAACGCGAGCACCCAGCGCGCCGTTATTTTTATCGAACCCGTCGCCGGCGCCCCTGTCCCGCCCGATTCCGCCCTCGTCGAGGTGTCAAAGAAGAGGATGATCTGGCTCGTGTGGCTGGGAACGGTCCTCATTACCGCTGGCTGCTTTTTCGCGCTCAGGCGCGCGCCGGCTTCATCCTGAAGCCGGTGTTCGGCGGGAACGGATCCCACGTTTAGAGAACGTAGCGCGTCGTGTACGCCTTCTCCGCGCCCGGGGGGACCTCCTTGATCGGCTCGAATGAGATATCCGGCATGCCCTCGGCGCGCGTCTTCACCGCCTCGGTGACAAGGATCTCCCAGGCATCGGCCGTGTCCTCGCCCAGCTTGCTCGCGGCATTCACCTCGGCGCCAAACACGTCCGTGTCGCCTATCCTGAGCATGCTGCCGTAGCCCAGTCCCACGCACAGGAGGACCTTCTCTTCGTCGGGCTTGTCGGTGTTGTAAGTCTTTAACGCACGCTGCATGGAGATGGCGGACTGCAGGGCTTTCTTCGCGTTACGGAAGATGACCAGGAAGCTGTCCCCCTCCACCTTGAGTAAAATGCCGTCGTTGTCTTCGATGATCGGGATAAGGAGCCTCTCCGCTTCCGATATCGTCTGCAGGAAATGTATGATGCCGAACTTCGCCACGCCGCGCGAGAAGCCGGAAAGGTCCGTAAACATCACGCACCAATCTTCGCCGAAAAGGTCCCATATCCTCTCGTCGATCGTCTTCTTATCGGCACCCGGTTTCAGGCGATCCTGGATAAGCTTCTCGAGCCTGTCCTCGGACGCGCTCACGACTATTGATCTGCGTGTGGCCATGATTTCCTCCGTTCACAATTGTCCGGGAAGCCTAGCACGGGCGCAGGGGTAATGCAACGACTATTTGATCTGCGCCGGATTTGGGAACACGCGCAAAATAAGCGGAGCGGCCCGGGGGCCGCTCTTGCAATAATCCTGCTCGACTGCATATTGTTTTGGGTGAAATTGCCCGGGAAGGAGTCTGCTTCCGGCAATTACGCTCCTCGTAAATAATCTTCGCTAAACGGACATACGCTCCCAAGCACATGGCCTGCTATTATTACAAAAACCCAGGGTCTGCTGCGGCCCGGGTTTTTGGTGCGCCCAAAGGCGAGATTGTACGAGCTACGCGGTTGGCTGCACTACACCGGTAATACAGCCACACCGGGAGTAGAATGATCACAAAGGAGTAAGACCGAGAAGAAAAGAACGTATTTCATTGTCGTCCTGCGCACCGTCAATGGCAGCCAGCTCCGTCGGGTCGGTTACTTTTTCAAAATATCTGACGTCTCCCGATCTTGTCAGCACCATATGTATCGCATCAGGATATGAAACGCTATATAGCTTTGATCCCTTGGGGCTGTCCGGGTCCATGATAAAAATGGCGCCATCAAAGGTATATGGTGTTTCGGAATATGAAGTATAGTAGCAGCCGGTCAATCCATTGTACATATCTTCAGAAGTCGTACCCGGCGGATCGGTTATTACAGTAGTGATATTATAATACATATTAAAGGTGGATTCTCCAATAATATAGTATTCTTCAAATGCGCCCGACTCATCAGCGTTGTCCATATCCACGTCTGTCGTACCTGTGTAGATAATTCTTGTGTATGAAGAATCGACTACGGCCCATTTGCTCAAGGTTTCGGAATCGCTTTTTGAATCAACTTGATCCTGGAAACAACCGAGCGTAAAGAAACTCAGCACAAGAAAGGAAACCGCGAAATACATTCTTTTTTTCATAGATTCACTCCTGGCAATTTTAATCCGTACCGAATATTCAGGTATCCGCAATCCGCTATAAATTCAACCCAGGCCGGAATGATCGGTTACCGAAAGGGAATGAACCGCACTGGATACTCGGTTTTTTGGTAAAAATAAGTCTTTACATGCAATTATCGTTGATTGCCTTTGTTATGCTGGAACTCGAATTTAATGAATAAACTTCCCGGCACATTCCTGGCGGTTTTAATTGCCTTACTATCCTCACTCCCGGCCATAGGATCAACCCCGAGCGGACCTGCTGTAATCGATACCGCGGAGAAGGAATATTTCATAGGCCGAAGTCTCGATATCCTTGAAGATAAAACCGGTGAACTCAGTTTTGAAGAGGCATGTTCGCCAACACGCTCCGATCTTTTTATTTCATCTGAAAAGGACATTCCTAACTACAGCTTTTCAAAATCAGCATACTGGGTCAGGTTCAGGGTCACCTTCCCCCGAAAAGAAAGCCCCGAAAACATGAACTGGTTTATAAAATGCAGCTGGCACGGTCTTACATCGGTAACGGCATATATGCCCGAACCGGGCAACAGGTACAGGAAGAGCGAGACGGGGATCATTTATGCGCCGGACACAAGGGATGTCCCTGACAGGTTCTTCTTATTTAAAATGAGGGAATTTCCGGGTGAAACAGTCACGGTTTACATTCGTGTCATGTCACTGGGCGCCGTGCTTATACCCCTTTCGATTATCTCTGAAAAAATACATTATCGAGAAGTGCACAGGGAATATATCTTTACCGGCGCGTTTTTCGGCATCTTGATAATAATGATTTTGTACCACTTGTTCTTATATGCGGCAGTGCGCAACAGGGACTATCTCTATTTTATTTACTACATACTTTCTCTGATCATTATCCAGATGCTGGAAGACGGGTCACTCGTTTATTATCTGCCCTCAGGGGGCGCTCGAGGTGATACGATTATCATGGTGTTCTTCAGCGCAGCCGCCATGATTCTTGGGGTGCTTTTTTTTAAACATATTCTTAACCTGAAAGAGGACCTTCCCGCAGCGGCAAAACTGGTAAACCTGTTGATCCTTGTTTTTGTACTCCTCGCGTTCTCAAGCTTTTTACTCCCGATGGGACTGTTCTGGATCCTGTTCTATATTATTTTATTATTCACTATATTGGTATCGGCGGGTATTTCAGTCATCCGTATTATGCAGGAATACGATATCGCCAGGTATTATGTAATAATATTAATCCTTAGTGTTATTGGTAAAGCAACCAGCTCTCTTATCAGGTTTGACCTGGTTCCACTCAATTGGTTAACGCTTCATATGCACCCGATATTCTCTATAGCAACGGCCGTTATTCTATCCTATGCCATCAGCCTGCACATAAGGGTGATGGAACAGGAGCGCATCCTGGCGCAGGAGCGTGCGATTGAAAATCTAAAAAAAGCCGAACGGATGAAAGACGAGTTCCTGGCCAACACTTCACATGAACTGAAAACGCCGCTTCACGGGATCGTGGGCCTTTCCGAGCTGATGCTCAGAGGCGGGAGGACGATTTCCATTGATCGCGTATTTGAAAATCTTTCGCTCATATCGGCCAACGGGCGGCGTCTCGCGTCCCTTGTGAATGACATACTCGATTTTTCCAGTATGAAACACGGCGGCCTGTCGCTTAACCTTAAATCAGTGAACTGCCATGATTCCGTGTCCATGGTGGTTTCGCTCCTCGCGCCTCTTGTTGAGAGTAAAGCGGTGGAGATAAGAAACAGTATCCGGAAGGACTTCGCACATGTACGGGCGGACGATGAGAGGTTCAGGCAGATACTGACGAATCTCGTAGGAAACTCCATTAAGTTCACACCGTACGGTGTAATCGAAGTATCCGCGCGACTAATACAAACCGGCGGTCGAGATACGGCGGAAATGGCGGAAATCCGCGTATACGACACGGGAACGGGGATCAGGCCCGAGGACAAAGCGCGGATATTCAACTCTTTTGAACAGGGCGAAGGCTCAATCTCACGCATGCTCGGCGGGACGGGCCTGGGACTGGCAATTACCAAAAAGCTTGTCGAGCTTCAGGGCGGTACCATACGCGCGGAGTCGGAGCCGGGTAAGGGTTCTTCGTTCTTCTTCACACTGCCTGTCCAGGATATCGAAGACCACACGGAATCCGATGAGCCGATTGTCGCCGGGGAAAATCCGGTCACCCTGACCGGAGATACGCTTCCCGCGGGATTGGAATCGGATTCCGGGACCATCACGTCAAAGCCCGATGGCGGCAGACCTTCAATCCTCATCACCGATGACGATCCCGTGTCTGTTAAAATACTCCACGATTTCCTCTCCGGGCTTGATTATGCCGTGCATACGACTCCTGACGGACGGGCGGCCCTTGAAATTCTAAAAGACGTTCGAATAGACCTCCTTCTTCTTGACGTCATGATGCCGGGCCTTTCCGGTTACGATGTGCTTAAAAAAATAAGGGAGACGCGTTCACCGGAAGAGCTCCCTGTTATTCTTATCACGGCCAAATCGCAGATTGATGACATTAAGAGGGGGTTCGATGCCGGCGCAAATGACTATATTATCAAACCCTTCATGATAGAGGAGATTTCACACCGAGTGGAAAACATGCTTAAACTCAGGAACATCCTCATTCCCGATGAACCGGGTCTGTCAATTAATGAGAAGGGGAGCAGCAGATTTATCCCGTATAAGGATTTGATTTATCTCTCATCCTCCGGGAAAAAAACCGTGGCCCATACTACCAGGAATGATGTGGAAATACTCATGCTGATTAAAGAACTGGAACGGAAGCTCCCCGGGACTTTTATACGAATCCACAAGCAGTTCATTATTAATACGGAATTTCTGGAAGAAGTCGTTCATATCAGGAGCGGACATTATGAAGCGATCCTCAATGATGCCGATGATACAAGGCTCAATGTAAGCCGCACGCATATAGGCACTCTCAGGGAATTTTTGAAGAGAAAGCGCGGGGATGTAACATTATGATAAATTTCGACACCATGAAAAACGATAAACGATACGATAATTCCACGCTACCTGTATCGGACCCCTTGCCGATTCTATACTTTTTCCCTTAATTTAGAACGATGATCACGGAACTTCGCTTCAAGGCAAGCGCCTCTTCCGGCGAGGTGGGAGCGATCATGATGCGCCCGCCCGACGCGCGCAAGCTTCTCGTCCTCGCCCACGGCGCGGGGGCGGGGATGCGCTCACCGTTCATGGAGGAGACGGCGCGTGAGTTAGCGGCGATCCAGGTGGCGACCTTCCGCTACCAGTTCCCATACATGGAAAACGGCAGGAAACCCCCGGACCCGCGCCCCATACTCACCGCAACGGTCCTCGCGGCCATTGAAGCCGCACGGGCGGCAGCGCCCGATCTCCCGCTTTTTGCGGGTGGAAAATCCCTGGGCGGACGCATGAGCTCGCTGGCGGCGCTCCCGCCCCAGGTGCGCGGGCTCGTCTTCTTCGGCTTCCCGCTTCACGCGCCGGGAAAATCCTCCAACGAGAGGGCGGGACACCTGGCCGGGGTGCGCGTCCCGATGCTTTTCCTCCAGGGGACCCGCGATTCCTTCGCCGGTCTCGCGCTGTTACGTCCCGTCTGCGAGGGGCTGGGGGAGCGCGCGACGCTCTTTACAATCGAGGGGGCGGACCATTCCTTCCACGTGCCCAGGAGCTCCGGGACAAGCGATGGGGAGGTTTTAAAGAAGCTTGCGCGCGAAACGGCCGACTGGATGGAGGGGGTGGGTTAACCCAACAGTGGTCCTTTCGCCACAAATTATGGATACTGTAACAAGAATGAAGGTGGCATCGCCGGTTTTCCTGATTACATCTCACTTCTTGTAAGTGTTTGTAGTAAACGTAAATAGCCCGTCATTTATGTCATTATTGAAAACACCAAACGAAGAGGCGAGAGCATCCGGATTTCCGCTCATGAATCCGAAATAGTAACCTATCGATTTATTTTTCTTAAAGCTCCCGATTACACAATCAACACGGTTCAGCTTATCATGATTCAGACTGGCCAGGACCGGAAGCTGAATGAATTCCGAACCGGGATCTCCAAAATAGTTATTGGCGTTTTGCACGTCCCAATTGTCATTTTTATTCGCATCATAGTAAGCCACGATATAATATGATTTCCCCTCAACGGGCGGGAAAGGAAGTATAACTTCGAAATGCCTTTTC harbors:
- a CDS encoding alpha/beta hydrolase, with amino-acid sequence MITELRFKASASSGEVGAIMMRPPDARKLLVLAHGAGAGMRSPFMEETARELAAIQVATFRYQFPYMENGRKPPDPRPILTATVLAAIEAARAAAPDLPLFAGGKSLGGRMSSLAALPPQVRGLVFFGFPLHAPGKSSNERAGHLAGVRVPMLFLQGTRDSFAGLALLRPVCEGLGERATLFTIEGADHSFHVPRSSGTSDGEVLKKLARETADWMEGVG
- a CDS encoding adenylate/guanylate cyclase domain-containing protein; the encoded protein is MATRRSIVVSASEDRLEKLIQDRLKPGADKKTIDERIWDLFGEDWCVMFTDLSGFSRGVAKFGIIHFLQTISEAERLLIPIIEDNDGILLKVEGDSFLVIFRNAKKALQSAISMQRALKTYNTDKPDEEKVLLCVGLGYGSMLRIGDTDVFGAEVNAASKLGEDTADAWEILVTEAVKTRAEGMPDISFEPIKEVPPGAEKAYTTRYVL
- a CDS encoding response regulator, translated to MNKLPGTFLAVLIALLSSLPAIGSTPSGPAVIDTAEKEYFIGRSLDILEDKTGELSFEEACSPTRSDLFISSEKDIPNYSFSKSAYWVRFRVTFPRKESPENMNWFIKCSWHGLTSVTAYMPEPGNRYRKSETGIIYAPDTRDVPDRFFLFKMREFPGETVTVYIRVMSLGAVLIPLSIISEKIHYREVHREYIFTGAFFGILIIMILYHLFLYAAVRNRDYLYFIYYILSLIIIQMLEDGSLVYYLPSGGARGDTIIMVFFSAAAMILGVLFFKHILNLKEDLPAAAKLVNLLILVFVLLAFSSFLLPMGLFWILFYIILLFTILVSAGISVIRIMQEYDIARYYVIILILSVIGKATSSLIRFDLVPLNWLTLHMHPIFSIATAVILSYAISLHIRVMEQERILAQERAIENLKKAERMKDEFLANTSHELKTPLHGIVGLSELMLRGGRTISIDRVFENLSLISANGRRLASLVNDILDFSSMKHGGLSLNLKSVNCHDSVSMVVSLLAPLVESKAVEIRNSIRKDFAHVRADDERFRQILTNLVGNSIKFTPYGVIEVSARLIQTGGRDTAEMAEIRVYDTGTGIRPEDKARIFNSFEQGEGSISRMLGGTGLGLAITKKLVELQGGTIRAESEPGKGSSFFFTLPVQDIEDHTESDEPIVAGENPVTLTGDTLPAGLESDSGTITSKPDGGRPSILITDDDPVSVKILHDFLSGLDYAVHTTPDGRAALEILKDVRIDLLLLDVMMPGLSGYDVLKKIRETRSPEELPVILITAKSQIDDIKRGFDAGANDYIIKPFMIEEISHRVENMLKLRNILIPDEPGLSINEKGSSRFIPYKDLIYLSSSGKKTVAHTTRNDVEILMLIKELERKLPGTFIRIHKQFIINTEFLEEVVHIRSGHYEAILNDADDTRLNVSRTHIGTLREFLKRKRGDVTL